A genomic region of Clavibacter michiganensis subsp. insidiosus contains the following coding sequences:
- a CDS encoding 4'-phosphopantetheinyl transferase family protein, translating to MAGVEVFGDLTDLEHFASEEDLLVGASAARLAEFRTARSCARQALQLLGSPASNILRGHDRAPIWSAGVTGSITHRDGYRAAVVAKKSRVSAIVIDAEQDLPLPDGVADMTLTAPDWASVRGLTANHNWDRLLFSAKEAVFMLASGLGAPTTIDIIRVHTDGQIDVMAREAGFDIDARWVEARGLLVTAVAARTR from the coding sequence ATGGCCGGTGTGGAGGTTTTCGGTGATCTGACGGACTTGGAGCACTTCGCCTCCGAAGAGGACCTGCTCGTGGGCGCATCTGCGGCCCGGTTGGCGGAGTTCCGTACCGCACGGTCATGCGCTCGACAAGCGCTGCAACTGCTCGGGTCGCCGGCATCGAACATCTTGAGGGGCCATGACCGCGCCCCGATCTGGTCGGCGGGCGTCACCGGCAGCATTACGCACCGTGATGGATACCGGGCGGCAGTCGTGGCGAAGAAGAGCCGGGTGTCGGCTATCGTAATCGATGCTGAACAGGATCTGCCCCTCCCCGATGGAGTGGCCGACATGACTTTGACCGCTCCGGACTGGGCGTCCGTTCGGGGCCTCACGGCGAACCACAATTGGGATCGCCTGCTCTTCAGCGCCAAAGAGGCTGTCTTCATGCTTGCATCAGGACTGGGAGCACCTACGACGATCGACATCATACGGGTGCACACCGACGGGCAGATCGACGTGATGGCCAGAGAGGCCGGATTCGACATAGACGCCCGGTGGGTGGAGGCACGCGGGCTTCTCGTCACGGCGGTTGCGGCTCGTACGCGTTAG
- a CDS encoding DCL family protein, producing MASIPILLGTFSWPTRSAAEAAFRAILRDSGYSVGVAISDPVHHRMLIELLERHPDHAEKTGPGVKEFFIDRARDASGVFVGANPIGIWIRRVDGEAVDFSYLTAVRQHPLKSHAKERCGRKWTNGDRSTGKRVSLRAKKCEATSLGNGLTVLRTPRSSTRIRPGDSSLFDSPQARAAGAK from the coding sequence ATGGCCAGTATCCCTATACTTCTCGGGACGTTCAGCTGGCCGACGCGCTCGGCGGCCGAGGCAGCGTTCCGCGCTATTCTGCGCGACTCCGGCTACTCGGTCGGGGTCGCGATCTCCGACCCAGTCCACCACCGGATGCTCATCGAACTCCTCGAACGTCACCCGGACCACGCTGAGAAGACGGGCCCGGGCGTGAAGGAGTTCTTCATCGACCGAGCTCGCGATGCGAGTGGTGTGTTCGTCGGGGCCAATCCGATCGGGATCTGGATCCGCCGCGTCGATGGCGAGGCGGTGGATTTCAGCTACCTGACCGCTGTTCGCCAGCACCCATTGAAGTCCCACGCTAAGGAGCGCTGCGGACGGAAGTGGACGAACGGCGACAGGAGTACCGGGAAGCGCGTTTCGCTTCGCGCGAAGAAGTGCGAGGCGACCTCTCTGGGGAACGGATTGACAGTCTTACGGACGCCCAGGTCGTCTACGCGAATCCGACCTGGGGACAGCTCACTCTTCGACTCGCCGCAAGCGAGGGCGGCTGGGGCGAAGTAG